One Heyndrickxia oleronia genomic window, GTTGAATAAGTTCCCTACTAAAATCTGGACATTTAAACACATCAACATCTATTAAAGAGTCTTTAATTAATTGCTCCGCCTCAGTAGAATAGTTAACAGCTACCTTCATGATATTCACCTCATAACTATTTTTTTAATCCATATATGCCTTTAATCATTTTTAAGCTATTGTGCAAGTTTCACTAATATTACTCTTTTGAAATATTAACTACTAATCTCTCTACACCTTTAGATTTCTACTTAAATGAGGAATATACTCATTTTGTTTCACTTTTAGTTTTTTAAAATTCTATATAAAATGGATGACTGCTTTCGTCCAAACAGTATTCAATTCTTTGTCTGAAGTTCCCTACAGTCACCATTTTCAAAGCTTGTTCAATAGGATAGAACCCTACTTCCAAACTCTCTGATGAAGTTGTCAATTTACCTCCAATAGGTTTTCCTAAGAACAGCGTATTACAAATTGATTTGTTTACATTTTGAAAAATTCCGCAAAATTTTAATACCTCAATATCAATACCTGTTTCCTCTTTAGTTTCCCTAATTGCAGCATCCTTCAAAGACTCTCCTTCTTCCACTTGCCCACCTGGCATTTCCCAACCTCTCCAAGGTCCCTTGATTAATAGAATTTCCTTTTCTTCATTAAGCACAATGGTTGCTGCGGAAACTATATGTTTTGGCGGTATGAATACATTCGATGTACTTTGTTCCAAAAAACTCCCTCCTTAACTACATATATTAAAATATATTAACATTTTTTTAATTTTTAGAATAGAAAAATTTCTTATTAGAACATTATACAGTTCACAAAATTTCTAGTTTATTGACGTTACAGATAATAGCTTTTAATATCCAAATTATTATTACCATATTTTTGTAACCTTTCTGTTAGTAAATACGTCAATTCAGTAGTCGCTATCAAAAGGGGAGAAATAACAGTAATGACTAATAATAATGATGATCATTTGGATGGAATTCAAGATACAGATCAATGGTTAGAAATCCTAATGAAGGATTACGGTGAAAAGTTAATTCGTGTTGCTTATTTGTATTTAAAGGATTGGAAATTAGCCGAGGACGTCGTACAAGAAACATTCATTAAATGTTTCCTCAAACAAAAGGATTTTCGAGGAGATTCGTCTGTTAAGACGTGGATATATTCTATTTTAACTAATGCTTGTAGAGACATATTAAGAAGTACAAGTTACAAAAAAACAATAATAGTAAATAAACTTTATCCCTATCAAGATACTTACACAGAATCACCTGAAGATGCTGTTATTCAGAATGAAGATGAATATTATTTATCTGAGTGTGTTCTTTCATTACCTATAAAATATCGAGAAGTAATCATATTATTTTATTATAACTATAAATGAGATCAGTAATCTACTCAAAACTAAGAATTCTACAATAAAGGTCCGTTTGAAAAGAGGTAGGGAAAAGTTAAGAAAACTAGTAGATAAAGGAGTGGAAATTTATGCGAAGTAACCAGGATGAGTTTGAAAATTTGAAATCTGCTTTAGATAACACAATCTTATCTGGAGAACATTTTACTGATAAACAAAAGGAAGATATTCGTGAAGGGATTAAGAAACAGCGTTATTCTAAAAATCAGTTTCGTTCAAAATCATTAGTTCCACGTTTCTTAACTATTGCTTTTACGATTCTATTTATTAGCTTCGTAGGTATCCTTATTACAAATAGCATGAAAGATTTAAATGAATCTGCAAAAGAAACTTCACCTAATGAAAAAAAGGAATCGACATTAGCAGAAACCAAAGATACAGATATTTATGATTTTCCTCCAGCACTTTACGGCAATACGCAAACAAGATTAAAAGTAGGTGAAGGGTATAAAGGAACTGGAGATCTTGGAGTAAGGGTTAATAAAATTCGTGTAGTACCATCTAATGAACAAGAAACCAACAATGGGCTTATAACCATAGGAGTATTAATAAAAGTAGAGAATAGAGGGAGTAAAGAGCTGTTCATATCACCAGAAGTGACAATGAAACTTTTTAACGATCAAATGGAAGAACAAATAGATATTAAAAATGTTGAATCTATTAAAGGTCCACTTGAAGTATCAGAATCAAAAAGTGGTGAACTGTTATTTGAAATACCTAAAGCTAAGAAGTATAAATTTATTTATTTAGACAAAGAAGGTAAAATGTTTATAGAATGGTACTTTCCGGAGTAACAATTATTTATCTATAGTCTGCAAAAGTGAAATCATGTTGATTTTTTCAAGATGATTTCTTTTTTTATTTTTCCCAAAGCTTTTCATTTTGGTTATTCGAAGTTCAATAAGTCTCCATTTTAACATAGATAGGCTACTAGAATGCTGGCTTAGTTCATAACTATATCACGAACTGTAAGTTATTATCAGCATCAAAACGGGATAAGGTAATTACCCCTATCCCGATTTAAAGGAAATTTTTATGGATTGAGAACATATCATCTATTTTCTGCTTTCGTTTTGAAGCTGAGCCGTTACTTGAACAACCCGTTCACCTAATGCTCTTCCCAGTGCTTGATCTTGCTCATTTAATAGTACGGAGCTTTCAATGGGGCACGATATTCCCACACCATAATAAGAACCGTATAGAGCATTTTCTGGTATATTTCCTGGCAAACCTACAATAATCATCCCTTGATGAAGCATGGGAGTAATAAGATTTAACAAGGTCGCTTCTAGTCCCCCATGTGTTGTGGCTATTGTACAAAAAACAGCACCCACTTTATCCACTAGTTTACCGCGTGCCCATAGATAACCAAGTTTGTCCATCCACTTTTTTAAACCAGAACTAATACTGCCGAAATGGCCGGGGCATCCCCAAATAATTGCATCCATTTCCGGTAGGTCATGGACATCGGCTTCATCAACATGTTTGACGTACACAGTAGCTTTTCCAGTCTGTTCTGCCCCATGACCAATCGCTCTCGCTAAAGCTTCCGTATGTCCGCCTTCACTATCGTATACAATAAACACCTTCATTTATTATCTCTCCATTACTTTAAAGAGTTTTAAATATTGTAGGAAGCGTGATTTTCTTTTTTATTTCTTTTTATGTAATGATTTTAATGCATTACGGAACTCATCGTCGTCCATTTCCTGCTTCTCCTCTTGTTTGCCTTTTGCTAGATGGCTTAATGCTTGACGAAACTGTTCATCTTTCTCTCCGGTATGGTGAATCTCCCTATTCTCATGATTATGTGATTTATGAGGAATTTCATTCTCTACTTCTACTCCAATTTTCTTTCCACTTTCAACCGGTTTAACTTCTTTATATTTCTTAATATTAGCAATGAATGTAATAAGAATCGCTAATGTCAAAACAAAATAGATGGAAAGTGCACCTAGGGCTTGACCAAGGCCTGCTTCTAATCTTCCGTCATAATAAAGCAAAGCCCTAATACCGTCTACAATATATCGTGTAGGTAAAATATTACTGAATAGTCGATGGACAATTGGTAGCGTTGATAATGGAAATGCTCCACCACTCGAGAATATCCCCATAAAATTTACCGAGAACATTACTAACATTCCCCATCCACCTAAAAATACCGCTATCGTTTTAAATAACAGAAACATGGTTGTACAACTAAAAAAAGTAAAGAGGAATATCGCCCAAATGCTTGAAGCATGTGCACTTCCAAAGATTCCAAATACCCCTAGTTGAATAAATATTGACACACAGAATGTTAATATGAACCCAAAAATTATTTCTGAAGTAAGGACTTCAGATTCACTTAATGCCGATCCTCTTTTTTTCAAAGTACCATTACTGCGCAAAAGATATCCATGAATCATATTTGCTCCTAACATCCCAGTAATGGAGGATATAAGAGCCATAACAAATGGTGTCATTCCTTTATTAAGATTAACCGGCAGCCCCAGTACATTTGTTGAAACAATCTTCACTGGATTGTCCAATAGTGAAGCATTCTCCGGCGCTAAGCTCATTCCTTTTTGCAGCAGTTCTTCTTTAAATTGGCTGCTAATTTCTTTGGAGGTAGATAAAGCGACAGTTTGAAGGGTGTTACTTGCAATCATAGTGGCAGTTTGTCCAATCCCTTCATTTAATAAAACTTCTAAATCAGCTGGTTGACCATTCGTAAGACCAGAAAGAAGGGTATCATGAACTTCACCAAGATTTTTTGAATAATCTGAAGGGATAATTAATGCTCCATAAGCTTTGTTATTTCTTATATCGTTGAATGCATCTTCCCTATTTTCATCTACCTTCCATTTAAAAGAGTTCCCATTTTGTTTTTCGATAAGATTTAATAGTATAGCATCGCCAATTTTTCCTTTATCTTCATTTACAATAATTAGAGGTACATCAGACATGTTTTGTTTTGCACCTTTAAATATTGGCAGATAAACAAAGACCATGACTAGCATTAATAAAGAAATTAACCAAATTGGAAACCAAGAGGAGCTTAATTTAAACAATTGATTCACGATCGAAATCCCCTAACAACGAATATATTTTAGTCATTTTATTATGTCCATCTTGTTCGTGATTATGAGGATTTAAAAAGAGAACTATTTCATTAAAAGGAGAAGTGTTGGTAACTCTCTTCCTTGCACCGCTACGTCTAAAGCAGTGAGGCTGACTCCAGTTCATTCATTAAGAAGTAAAAGAAGGGATTTTTTTTTAACCAATTATTGATATAGCCATAGTCGCATTACAGTGGAAATACATACATAATCGAGGATAAAAGTTAAATTATTAACAGTTCAGTGCCTGATGAATAATATAGGGTTTTAGACTGGTGCGTTTGAAAAAAGTATCACTCATATCGAGGACAAGTAAGCAGTATTGTGCCTATTATATAAAACATAACTTTTACAACTTCTATACTAAAGAAGAAATAGATGTAACTGAGTTTTATTTTCATGGAGAGAAACTATATTTATCCCCAATTCTAGATTTATATACTTTATACTTTATGGGGTTACTTATCAAATACACTCCCTAAATGAATAACTGTTGCCATTGTCCCAAATACCTATACCTTGATCGATTAATCACACAAAAAGGAATAAATAAGCCTAATAGTTTAAAGGCAATTTTTCTTTTATTCGAGTCCTGAACAGGAGAAAGCGAAATTAGCTTCGAAACTACTTTGGGAACGATGTTTAGTAAATAAAAAATTAGATAAACAAAAGTGGAGCTATGAAAGCTCCATTTTTTATATAGTTAGTTCTCAATTTTTATTTGTTATGTTCTTAATAACCATATTATCTTTGCTAATTCTACTCAAATCATTAATTCTTTTATTATTATCTAGTTTTTGAGAGCTTAAAAAGAATTTCTAAAGATGGGTTATATTTAAATTCCAATGGACACCCAAATAATAAGAAATATTATCTGATTTTTTTAATTATCTATTTTTTATCAAGTTCATTGAAGTTAGTCCAATCTTTGAAATTGAATGATTATATATTTTTCTTCTATTCTTATTTAAACCATACCAAACCCATGTAGCAGTATGACCCTCCATGGTGTTTGGATTATCAACGACAACTTCTTATACATGGATAATAAAATTATTGCCTTCGTCGTGATCATGCTTAATATCTAATATTGTCTCACTAAACTTCCGCTTGTTTATTAATTTTAATATTTTTTTACTTTTGTTATTATTGTGATATTATCTAATATGAGGGGTGGGGGTAAGATTTTAATGCATTATTTTTCTGAAGTTTTTTATGGGAATCTAACAATTTTTGTTCTATTAGAATCTCTTGTATTTGGTATGGTAGTTTCACTATCTATTTATTTCTTTTCTAAGAATAAATGGTGAAGTATTCTACTGAGTGTTCCTTTTAGTGCAATTTATCTTTACATGATATATCGCTATTCTTTTCATTTGTACTTTATTGCTATTGAGCTTTTAATGCAGTATGCTTTAATAAATATAATAAGTATTGTAGCAAATCAAAAGAACAAAAAATAGATCAATCTTTTTAATAAAACTAAAGGAGTACTTTAACTCCTTTTTTATTTGCAAACATACACAAATAAACGGTCATGAATTCAAAAAAGTTCATAAAAAAAGAGTACATTCAATTACACTCATTCCAAAATAAAGTAATAAATAATTATCTTAAATTTAAGAGGATAATAAGCTAAAGTAATTACCGCTGCCATTGTAACAAATATCCATTGCTTTGTTTGTATCGATAACATTTTTTCTAGATAATCCCGGAAAAGGGATGACTATGCCTAGCAGTATAAAATCAATAAAAATCACATAAGTTCTTTCAAATTTATTTTCGACTCTTCTATCTTAATTTTGAATTTCAACATGTTTTTAGCAAGAATTCTTTTAAAATTTAACCCTATTGGAATCATTTTGTTTATTCTTATTGTCGTGACAATGCTTTTATATCTTTAACAATATTATCAAAGGGTACATTGTTATTTCCATCATAACTTTTAACTACAACTCCTTTTTTGTTAATTAAATAAAACTGATTACTATGTATTACCTGTCCATTTTCTGGTTTATTTGCAATAGTTTTGAAATTCTTCAAAGCAAAGTCTTTTATATAATCCTGTGAGTATCCACTTAACAAATACCAATTATCAGTATTCTCTGTAAACTTCTGTACATAAGAATTTAAAATCTCAGGGGAGTCCACTTCTGGATCAACACTAAACGAAGCGAAGTTTACTTTTAAATTCTCTTCCTTCACCATTTCTTGAATTTGTGCCATATTTGCAGTCATCTGAGGACAAAATGTAGCACAACTGGTAAAAATGAAGTCTACTAGCCATATATCTCCTTTTATATCCTTTAATTGAAAATCTTTATTATTCTGGTCTTTCATGTCAAATTCAGATAATTCCCAATCCATATCTCCTTTAAAATTACTACATCCTATTATTGCAAATATGGTTAATAAAAATAAAATGTATAGGATAGATTTCTTAATCATTGATCACACTACTTTCATTCTTTTGTTATACTCACTTTAACACAATTCGTAATAGAGTTTTATGTTATAAATAAGGCTTTTCCTTTAAGTGATCTATAAATTTTAGAATAATAACTATCTATTTATATTAATTTTTTATGTGTCCCACGTTCAATTATTTTTCCTTTTCTTAATATTATAATTTCAACAGTTAAATGTGCCAAGTTAGAAATATAGATAATTGATGTTTCTTTTGAGACACTCGATCCTTTGCTTTATACCTTCTCTTATGTGTTTTTCATTCCTGGTTTTACATTAACTAATGAAATCTATTAGATACCTCTGATAATTTAAACATCTGTTTTTATAATTGTTAAGCTTGTATTCTAAAAGTATCTAACAATGCTTGGAGTAATCTAATATATTGTCTCAAAAGGTTTTATTTTCCAATTTTTCACTTACACCTTTTGCTAAACAATAATAATTGTTTCCCTTCGTTACCTCTTTAAGGAACATAAAAAGACCACTCCTTTCTGGTTAAGTTTCTAACCGAAAAGAGTGGTCTCTTTACAAATGTGAAAGTTAAACCATTTATACATTAATAATTATGGAGAAAAATTCACTAATTCGTATTATTGATTTCAATAACCATCAATATAAAATTTATGATGTCACTATTACCCTATGTATTCAGGGGTTTATAGGTCTTACTTCATTTGCTGTTTATTCATAGCATTCATCATCTGATTGATTTTCTTTTGCGATGGTTTCATGCCCATTTGTGTCATCATCATTTTAAGCATTTGTTCATTGATTGGTGGATTTTTCTTTAAGTAGTTCATCATATATTTACGAGCTATGAAAAATCCTAGTGCAATACCAGCAAGTAATGCAACTAATATTAGTAAATATCCCCACCAGGCCATACTATTCCTCCTTCATGTTGTCTATGTACAGTGTACTAAATCCTCAATCATTATACAATATTTCAATAGTGTTTCAAATGTATTTTCTTTCTTTTATCGGTTTTATCCAGCCATAACGTTCATTTTCGAAGTCAATTGCTAATAAACGACCATCATATTTTCTTAAAATTTCTAAGAATGCTGATTCAGAATCAAATTTTCCCCATGCCTGTAACCTTAAACTATTTTCTCCTATCATTAATTCTACACCATTTGTCCGATCACTATCCCTAAATTTATACACATGACCCTCTACAATTAATTCTTTTTTCTTTGCAAAGGCTTGTCCCACTAAATACTGGATATGTAAAATAGGAATTGGTTTTGTAATATATTCAATTTGCCTTCGAATGATTTGTTTAAGTCTGCCGCTTACATGAAAATATTCAATAAACAAGTCGTAAAACATTCTTTCCCGTCCATAATAATACTCTGCAACCTCATCTTCTATTAAATAGATTTGATAGGCACGCATTATACCTCACTCCCGAGTTTGAATCGTTTCAACCTATTATAGACCTTATTTTCTGATTTTTTTGTCAAATACTGTTTCACTTGTCTGATTTTTTTGTCGAATGACCATTTCTTTTTAAATAGGTATACTATAATTAGAAATTAGTAGAAAGGGTGAGTTTTTTGAATATTCTTTGGGATTTTGATGGAACACTATTTGATACATATCCAATATATACAAATAGCTTTAAACAAATTCTTGGAAATATTCCCGAAAAAGTGATCTATCAACAATTAAAAATCTCCTATACTCACGCGGTAAATTATTTTCAATTAACAGAAGAGCAAACGAAAAGGATTAAAGAAATCGAAAATGAGGTCACACCTGAAGATATACGTCCTTTCCCAGATGTTGAGAAAGTTCTACAGTTCGCTAATTTAAATGTCATCATGACCCATAATACGAGGAAAGAAGTGGAAAATATTTTAACTCATTATCAGTGGGGACATTATTTTAAAGAAATAGTTACTATTGATAATGGTTTTCCACGGAAGCCTCATCCTGCATCTTATAAATATTTACATCAAAAATACGATCTCGACTTAATCATTGGGGATAGAGAATTAGATATACTTGCCGGCAAAAAATTAAATATTAAGACTTGTCTCTTTCAAAATAATCAAGCTGGAGCAGATTATTATCTTTCCCATTACAAAGACTTTTTTCAGCTCATGCAATACATAAAATAAAATAAGGCAATCCATTGTGTTCACAAATGGATTGCCTCTTTTATGTTTTATTTATTCATTAATGCTTTTACACGAGAAACCACATTCTCTACAGTAAATCCATACTCTTCAAGTACTTTTCCACCTGGTGCTGATGCGCCAAAGCCATTAATGGCAAGGATTTCTCCTTCATCTCCAACATAACGTTCCCAGCCTAGTGGAGCAGCCATTTCAATCGCTAAGCGTTTTTTCACTGTTTTCGGAATAACTGATTGTTTGTATGCATCGCTTTGTTCTTCAAAACGATCCCATGATGGCATACTTACTACAGATGCATGAATCCCTTCATTTAAAAGTACTTTTTGAGCTTCAACTGCAAGATTTACTTCAGAACCAGTAGCAAGTAATAATACATCAGTTGTTTCTCCTTCAGCAGGTGAAACAACATAAGCACCTTTTGCAACACCCTCATTTGCCAATTCTGCAGATGATTTCAGTGTTGGTAATCCTTGTCTAGTTAAAACAAGTGCTGTTGGTTTATCCTTAGATGTTAATGCTAATCTCCATGCGGCTGCTGTTTCATTTCCATCTGCTGGACGGATAACAGATAGATTTGGCATTGTTCGTAAGGATGGCAATTGCTCTATTGGCTCATGAGTAGGTCCATCTTCACCTACGGCAATACTATCATGAGTAAATACATAAGTTACTGGAAGTCCCATTAATGCTGCTAAACGAATAGCTGGACGAAGGTAATCGGAGAACACGAAGAATGTTCCACCATATACTTGTAATCCACCATGTAAAGCCATACCATTCATTGCTGCACCCATTGCAAATTCACGAACGCCGAACCAAACATTGCGTCCATCATAATGTTCTGGTGTAAAATCTTTTTCTTCTTTGATCATTGTATTATTAGAGCCTGCTAAGTCAGCTGATCCACCAATAAATGTTGGTACATGTTTAGCAATAGCATTTAATACTTCTCCGCTTGAAGCTCTGCTTGCAAGGCTTTTTCCTTCCTCATAGACAGGAATTGCTTGATCCCAGTTTTCAGGAAGTTCACCTTTTATCGCACGGTCTAATTGCTCAGCTAATTCAGGATAAGCTTTTTTATATTCAGCAAATAATTCTTGCCATTGTTGTTCTTTTTTCACACCTGGCTCAACGATTGTTTCATTAAAACGATCATATACTTCATTTGGAACATAGAAATCCTCTTCAAATGTCCATTTATAATATTCTTTTGTTAATTTTAATTCATCTGCACCTAATGGAGCACCATGCACTGCTGATTTTCCAGATTTATTTGGAGATCCATAACCAATGACTGTTTTTACTTCAATCATCGTTGGGCGTGTAACATCTGCTTTAGCTTCTGCTATCGCCTTTTCAATCGCCTCAAAATCATTCCCGTCTTCTACACGAATATATTGCCATCCATATGATTTAAAACGACCTTCAATGCTTTCAGAGAACGATTTATCTAGATCTCCATCTAAAGAAATATCATTTGAATCATACAAGACAACTAAACGTCCTAATTTTAGATGTGCAGCTAAAGATGCAGCCTCACTTGAGATACCTTCCATTAGGTCACCATCACCACAAAGTGCATATGTATAATGGTCTACTATATCAAATTTGTCCTTATTATAAACTCCAGCAAGATGACGTTCAGCCATTGCCATACCGACTGCCATTGCAATTCCTTGTCCTAAAGGACCTGTAGTCGCTTCAACACCCTTTGTATGACCATATTCAGGGTGACCAGGAGTTTTACTACCCCATTGACGAAATTGCTTGATTTCATCCATGCTTAAACCATAACCAGCTAAATGAAGTAAGCTATACAATAGCATAGAACCATGTCCAGCTGATAAAACAAAACGATCTCGGTTAAACCACTCAGGATTTTTTGGATTATGATTCATCATTCTTGTCCAAAGAGTATAAGCCATTGGAGCTGCTCCCATTGGTAAACCTGGGTGTCCAGAATTAGCTTTTTCAATTGCATCAATGGAAAGTGTTCTAATCGTATTTACGGCTAATTGATCTGTATTATCGAACATTTTGTCAACATCCTCTCTTACATGAATTCATCCAATTAATTATATTAGATATGTTTGTATTATAACTCAACTGTTAATACCTAAGAAAGTAACATAAGCTGAACTGTTTTATAGCAAACTTTCTTAAAATTATGTGAAACGATAAAAAGACTGAATACTCAGCCTTTATATAAATCATTCCATATAATTAATGTAACCGTTTTCTGTCCTGTACATCCCGCACTTTTTGTGGTGTTACGTCATTACCATTTGGATCAATAACCCGAACAGTTTCAATAGTGCTTTTCATTGATGACCGAAAACTCTCAAGATATTCACGACGTAAACGGGATTGTTCCTTTGCTTCATCTTCTGTTAAGCCTTGACCTTTTGCCTTTTTTGAAAGCAAATTAATTCTTGCAATTTTTTCTTTAGAAAGCATGTATGGCTACTCCTTTATATAAAAACTAAATAGCTATAAAACGATAAGGTTATCGTACTAAATATATTTGAACTTATCAAGAAAATAGCCCACTTAAGATTTATTTTTCACTTTTCATATATTCCTGATATCTTCGATTAACTGTTGCTTTCGATACATTATACCCAAAGCCTCTTAAGGTAGCAGCAATTTCAGCAAAAGTTAAGTCATTTTGGCGTAGACGAACAATTTCTTCAATAGGAAGTTCAATCCGGTCTCTTCCTTGCTCATTACGCTGTCCATTAAGATTAAATTCTGGGTGAAAGCCCTTATCTACAGCTCGTTTCATGCCTCTTTTTATTTTTAAATTATGTAATTTTCTTTGATATTCTTCAACCATACTGACAATATTAAGAACCATAGAGTCTGATTCGGACAATTCCAGTTCACCTTGGTGGGATACACAAAAGACCTTTACACCTTCCTTTTTTAGACAGTGAAGCAAAGCAATTTTTGCATTTCCTCTACCTAATCTTGTTTCATCCTGTACTAAAATAGCTTCTATATCTTCTTCTTTTATAAGATCAAATATTTCTAGTACTCCAGGTCTATCCAAATCGTATCCGCTAGCCTGATCTTTTATTATCTTAGTGACTTCAAATTTCCAGTGATTAGCAGCCTCTATTAATTCGACTTCTTGCCGTTCTAAAGATGTTTCCTGTGTTTGTTTATTTGTACTGACACGACAATATATAATTGATTTCATCCTTCATTTCTACTCCATATCATATGCAAGCTTGCTATTATCATTTAATAGGTGTTTCGCCTTTACCGGGATAATTAATTTCTCTCCAGCTTTAATATTATCCTC contains:
- a CDS encoding NUDIX hydrolase, with translation MEQSTSNVFIPPKHIVSAATIVLNEEKEILLIKGPWRGWEMPGGQVEEGESLKDAAIRETKEETGIDIEVLKFCGIFQNVNKSICNTLFLGKPIGGKLTTSSESLEVGFYPIEQALKMVTVGNFRQRIEYCLDESSHPFYIEF
- a CDS encoding sigma-70 family RNA polymerase sigma factor, coding for MTNNNDDHLDGIQDTDQWLEILMKDYGEKLIRVAYLYLKDWKLAEDVVQETFIKCFLKQKDFRGDSSVKTWIYSILTNACRDILRSTSYKKTIIVNKLYPYQDTYTESPEDAVIQNEDEYYLSECVLSLPIKYREVIILFYYNYK
- a CDS encoding DUF4352 domain-containing protein is translated as MRSNQDEFENLKSALDNTILSGEHFTDKQKEDIREGIKKQRYSKNQFRSKSLVPRFLTIAFTILFISFVGILITNSMKDLNESAKETSPNEKKESTLAETKDTDIYDFPPALYGNTQTRLKVGEGYKGTGDLGVRVNKIRVVPSNEQETNNGLITIGVLIKVENRGSKELFISPEVTMKLFNDQMEEQIDIKNVESIKGPLEVSESKSGELLFEIPKAKKYKFIYLDKEGKMFIEWYFPE
- a CDS encoding NAD(P)H-dependent oxidoreductase encodes the protein MKVFIVYDSEGGHTEALARAIGHGAEQTGKATVYVKHVDEADVHDLPEMDAIIWGCPGHFGSISSGLKKWMDKLGYLWARGKLVDKVGAVFCTIATTHGGLEATLLNLITPMLHQGMIIVGLPGNIPENALYGSYYGVGISCPIESSVLLNEQDQALGRALGERVVQVTAQLQNESRK
- a CDS encoding ABC transporter permease, whose protein sequence is MNQLFKLSSSWFPIWLISLLMLVMVFVYLPIFKGAKQNMSDVPLIIVNEDKGKIGDAILLNLIEKQNGNSFKWKVDENREDAFNDIRNNKAYGALIIPSDYSKNLGEVHDTLLSGLTNGQPADLEVLLNEGIGQTATMIASNTLQTVALSTSKEISSQFKEELLQKGMSLAPENASLLDNPVKIVSTNVLGLPVNLNKGMTPFVMALISSITGMLGANMIHGYLLRSNGTLKKRGSALSESEVLTSEIIFGFILTFCVSIFIQLGVFGIFGSAHASSIWAIFLFTFFSCTTMFLLFKTIAVFLGGWGMLVMFSVNFMGIFSSGGAFPLSTLPIVHRLFSNILPTRYIVDGIRALLYYDGRLEAGLGQALGALSIYFVLTLAILITFIANIKKYKEVKPVESGKKIGVEVENEIPHKSHNHENREIHHTGEKDEQFRQALSHLAKGKQEEKQEMDDDEFRNALKSLHKKK
- a CDS encoding SCO family protein; translated protein: MIKKSILYILFLLTIFAIIGCSNFKGDMDWELSEFDMKDQNNKDFQLKDIKGDIWLVDFIFTSCATFCPQMTANMAQIQEMVKEENLKVNFASFSVDPEVDSPEILNSYVQKFTENTDNWYLLSGYSQDYIKDFALKNFKTIANKPENGQVIHSNQFYLINKKGVVVKSYDGNNNVPFDNIVKDIKALSRQ
- a CDS encoding YneF family protein — protein: MAWWGYLLILVALLAGIALGFFIARKYMMNYLKKNPPINEQMLKMMMTQMGMKPSQKKINQMMNAMNKQQMK
- the sirA gene encoding sporulation inhibitor of replication protein SirA — its product is MRAYQIYLIEDEVAEYYYGRERMFYDLFIEYFHVSGRLKQIIRRQIEYITKPIPILHIQYLVGQAFAKKKELIVEGHVYKFRDSDRTNGVELMIGENSLRLQAWGKFDSESAFLEILRKYDGRLLAIDFENERYGWIKPIKERKYI
- a CDS encoding HAD-IA family hydrolase: MNILWDFDGTLFDTYPIYTNSFKQILGNIPEKVIYQQLKISYTHAVNYFQLTEEQTKRIKEIENEVTPEDIRPFPDVEKVLQFANLNVIMTHNTRKEVENILTHYQWGHYFKEIVTIDNGFPRKPHPASYKYLHQKYDLDLIIGDRELDILAGKKLNIKTCLFQNNQAGADYYLSHYKDFFQLMQYIK
- the tkt gene encoding transketolase; the encoded protein is MFDNTDQLAVNTIRTLSIDAIEKANSGHPGLPMGAAPMAYTLWTRMMNHNPKNPEWFNRDRFVLSAGHGSMLLYSLLHLAGYGLSMDEIKQFRQWGSKTPGHPEYGHTKGVEATTGPLGQGIAMAVGMAMAERHLAGVYNKDKFDIVDHYTYALCGDGDLMEGISSEAASLAAHLKLGRLVVLYDSNDISLDGDLDKSFSESIEGRFKSYGWQYIRVEDGNDFEAIEKAIAEAKADVTRPTMIEVKTVIGYGSPNKSGKSAVHGAPLGADELKLTKEYYKWTFEEDFYVPNEVYDRFNETIVEPGVKKEQQWQELFAEYKKAYPELAEQLDRAIKGELPENWDQAIPVYEEGKSLASRASSGEVLNAIAKHVPTFIGGSADLAGSNNTMIKEEKDFTPEHYDGRNVWFGVREFAMGAAMNGMALHGGLQVYGGTFFVFSDYLRPAIRLAALMGLPVTYVFTHDSIAVGEDGPTHEPIEQLPSLRTMPNLSVIRPADGNETAAAWRLALTSKDKPTALVLTRQGLPTLKSSAELANEGVAKGAYVVSPAEGETTDVLLLATGSEVNLAVEAQKVLLNEGIHASVVSMPSWDRFEEQSDAYKQSVIPKTVKKRLAIEMAAPLGWERYVGDEGEILAINGFGASAPGGKVLEEYGFTVENVVSRVKALMNK
- a CDS encoding DUF896 domain-containing protein; amino-acid sequence: MLSKEKIARINLLSKKAKGQGLTEDEAKEQSRLRREYLESFRSSMKSTIETVRVIDPNGNDVTPQKVRDVQDRKRLH
- a CDS encoding YneB family resolvase-like protein — protein: MKSIIYCRVSTNKQTQETSLERQEVELIEAANHWKFEVTKIIKDQASGYDLDRPGVLEIFDLIKEEDIEAILVQDETRLGRGNAKIALLHCLKKEGVKVFCVSHQGELELSESDSMVLNIVSMVEEYQRKLHNLKIKRGMKRAVDKGFHPEFNLNGQRNEQGRDRIELPIEEIVRLRQNDLTFAEIAATLRGFGYNVSKATVNRRYQEYMKSEK